Within Topomyia yanbarensis strain Yona2022 chromosome 2, ASM3024719v1, whole genome shotgun sequence, the genomic segment TAgttgtttgtggatgatccCTTTAAAGCCAATTCACTAATATAAGTTTTGAAATGTCATTCTGACAAGTTCGAAATGTTCAGCAAAAAGCTTTaaattatcaaaataaaaactttcTATGTTACAACAATGGCTTATATCGTGTATTTTCAAAGTaggacattttttgaaaaataaagtgtTAAAAAGGTGATTGGTTGTTGACGGGAAAACGACTGAGTTTGCGTCAATAGTGTTTCGggctcatgaaaaaccgcaagAATTATCATTTGTTGCTATGATTTAAGTGAgatttttcaactatttttttttagtaAAAGAAATGATCTaacgtctttggaaaagttgcGTAGATTGCTTTTACGAATATCTTTGCTGAATACAAGAAATCTTTTTTTAATGCTTATTAAGTTATAGCTCATTTTATTTGGATGACtcctaaaaatagtttttcaaatatcttttctattatcattcctGCGGGTTTCATTTATTCTACGAATTTATTTCAATcgtcaaaatacacaatttttattaACGCATAATTTTCCTTATCTCGAGTATTTTCGGAGATATTTGACATTTTTCAAAACCAATAGTTTTATTTCAAATCATCCACAACTCTACTGgacacaacgagagacaagtgAGCTCTATTTCATTTCATACTGTTGATATAGCATTTCTAATTGCAATTAGAGctggttgcccgtttttgcctcAAAAATTATTGCTTTTAAaacttttgttaattttatcaaaattaCCCAATAACTTCTAAGTCGCAAGAGATTGACCAATGATCACTTCTGAAAAGATATGTATCTTGATAAGACGAACAACTTTTTTGAACATACTGAAGCTCCATCTTcgatatttaagaagttatgttgaataaaaacTTTTAAGGGGTCGTTCACAAACAACGGTCATTAAATTTGAGTGTACtataaatagagatttttggtcttcagtgaaaatgttcacaaaaacaagttcttTGACACTTCTGAATACTTTATTCTGTTATTTAtaccttgaaaaaaattgtggcaaataactcacttcaagggggattaatcactatGACTATATCGTCAAAATAAAGGTCTTGGATCATCTTAAAACATCCCAGAGGACATCATTGATGTACGCTTTACCGTTTTCGAGTGAATAATTTTTCGCAATCATTTTATGTAATCCTACCATCAGAATGATATTATTTCTGAGAATTCTAGAACAATTCGATGCAATGCACTAATGACCCGTTTAAAATCTGGAGCTTTCTAACAACTGAATCCATTTCAAATGCAGCTTTCAGGAGAAGTTTGAATCCTCAGAGCAAGCTAAAGGCTATTCATGCACAAGTTTCATATTGAAATATCCTGTATCAAACAAACAACACAAGCAAAACTTACATATCCACACGTTCCCCTTGGGGGTATCCTCCAGGATCCGAATGTTGAAATCGTACGCCGCCAGATCCTTCCGCAGGCTCATCGCCTTATCGTAGGTAAGCGCACATTTTGGCACCAGAAACAAACTGTCAAACTCATAGAAATCACCACCGATGTTACTACGACTCTTCGATCCCAGCACACTGTTATTGCTAGTACTGTGGTACAGACTGGAGCTGCTACCGTTGCCTAGGAAGGCCGAGAATCCGTTGGTCGGTCCTCCTCCGGGGGATCCACCGGAAGAGTACCCGTTCGTGTaagcaccaccaccaccaccacaacCGCCTATGCTGTATGCACTGTTCCGGCTTCGGATTAGACGGTTATTGTTGGCACCACTTCCACCACCACAACCAGTGCTGCTGGCAGCACGACCCGCGCTACTGCTGCGAATTTGTACCGTTGAGCTTTGGTGGTTGCCAAGGCTGTGACCGTTGTGCTGTGGTGGATTATGTTgctgttgatgatgatgatgatgactggCACTGAGACTGGTAGCTGTGCAACGTTTCACTGATATCATAGCTTCAGCTGGAGAATTTTTGGCACTTTTCGCTGCGCTGCTGCTACGCAGAACGACTACCGTAATAACAATTCCAATATgcacacatacaaacactctTATTTCGAGGCTGAAATCTTCTTACTTCATTGCTTTTGTTTCACTTTTATCACAGATATAATTGCTGGagagatttttttccttttcactGGAGATTCATACTCATCGGTCGGTCATTTTCGATGCACCGTTCGGTTTACTGAACTGAGCTGAAATTGGAATTATTATAGCACTTTGCCGCGATTCGATTCGGAGAAATAAATCAGGGGCGGCGCCCACGGGAGGAGTTCTACGGCGAGGAAAATTTGTGCaaacgttgttgttgttgttgtctaATTGATCGTTTCGTTAGCAATTTGAGGACCGCGCCAGGACTGAAACCCCGTCTCTAGGAAATCACGAACCGAACTCAACCGCGCAAATCGTCCAACTGAGTGGGGCCCGTAGCGAAAGGCACGCGCTGTAGCTTTGTTTTGGACTGGCCGCGAAACGAGCGCAACGCGAAAGACGAATCTCGCGTGTGTCGCATGTTACGAAAAGTCGAAAGCCGGATAATTTATCGTCGATAATTGTTGCAGAAGCGGTGTCGCGCACACGCCCTGAAACTGAACTCACTCTGGTCACTGGTCAACCCAACGGATGAAACCGCGATTGTTTGGCACGATGTTTCCAAATGACGGTGGTGGTGACGACAACGCCAGCCAAGGATTCATTTTACACTTCCGATTGCGGAACGGTTTGGAAGAGGTAGATAGGGAAATGTTACAACTTTCCGAATTATTTCGAGGTCCAAGCACGAGCCTTCAACGGCGAAGCTCGCACCGGCACTGCTGAACCGCACCACGCCGGACTATCGGAGAAGTGGAAAATTTCGAAACCTCAAAAAAATCCCGCAATCTAACGCAAAACGGATGGAATAATCAGGTAAGTGGAGAAAGAAGATTCCGAAGTGGAGTGGGAAACCAATTCGAATGGGGAAAAGTAAGCTCCGATACCCGGTGGCTGTTGTTAACAGACAGACCGTACAGAGGTGAAGAATTTTCTTCTCTTGTTCGATCAAAACGGTCGGTTTGGTGTTGgcacattttttttcgattcggAACATGGTTATTACCACCAGAGATGATTCCGATACTGGTCATGGGTTCAGTAGAGCGTTTTTTAGTCTACTGACTTTTAATTGCTTAACAAAAATACAATCAACACTAAAAACGCTAGTGCTGATACAGTGATAACCCAATTTTGTTATGGCTTATTTTTGGCTGATTACATCGGGACGCTAACAAAATCGGGACAGACCATAATAACCATTTGTTGCCTTTctgatatagaaaggttatgcaatcgctctaaaactcatcaacctaatcccagtCCAGAGGGCCAAATGTCATATGCcactcgactcagttcgtcgagatcggaaaatgtctgtgtgtatgtatgtgtgtatattagacctctccacattttgaaaaagttttgaaatatacatgggtcagctcaaatttttgttctagctGTGAATTTacgaactttcgccaaaaatggcttaatttggacatgatttagaggtgtctccaatcaaaaatcgtgtttttgctatgtttccatgggaagatcacttacgctctgatttgataggccctacatgaccacatatc encodes:
- the LOC131680636 gene encoding brain tumor protein-like; protein product: MISVKRCTATSLSASHHHHHQQQHNPPQHNGHSLGNHQSSTVQIRSSSAGRAASSTGCGGGSGANNNRLIRSRNSAYSIGGCGGGGGAYTNGYSSGGSPGGGPTNGFSAFLGNGSSSSLYHSTSNNSVLGSKSRSNIGGDFYEFDSLFLVPKCALTYDKAMSLRKDLAAYDFNIRILEDTPKGNVWICKCPEFYESCCQSVESTATLPLSNVAINQVNDKF